The Peribacillus sp. FSL P2-0133 genome has a segment encoding these proteins:
- a CDS encoding potassium channel family protein, with protein MTFYILIAGIIFCMVMSIRTLFLVESGGKKFSLEDMLWLGNLYATILVGFALIYLLYELQNHSVILDMGNRLDGTFYEQLKTSFYFSAMTMFSVGYGDIAPIGMGRMIATIQAFIGYTLPAAFVIRTVIDLEQKDRKGK; from the coding sequence ATGACTTTCTACATCTTGATTGCAGGAATCATTTTTTGCATGGTGATGAGCATTCGTACGTTATTTCTTGTTGAGTCGGGAGGAAAGAAGTTTTCTCTGGAGGATATGCTGTGGCTTGGCAATTTATATGCGACGATATTGGTTGGATTTGCACTGATTTATTTATTATACGAGCTTCAGAATCATTCGGTGATTCTTGATATGGGCAATCGGTTGGATGGCACTTTCTATGAACAGTTGAAGACTTCCTTTTACTTCAGTGCGATGACGATGTTTTCTGTAGGGTATGGAGATATAGCCCCGATTGGCATGGGCAGGATGATAGCTACCATTCAGGCTTTCATCGGGTATACACTGCCAGCAGCGTTCGTAATTCGGACAGTTATCGATTTGGAGCAGAAAGATAGGAAGGGTAAATGA
- the bcp gene encoding thioredoxin-dependent thiol peroxidase produces MTVKIGEKAPDFKLPANNGEIVSLSDFKGKNIVLYFYPKDMTPGCTTEACDFRDHNEQFEELNAVIIGISPDPAARHEKFIEKHGLPFLLLADENHEAAESFGVWQLKKNFGKEYMGIERSTFLIDKAGKVVKEWRKVKVKGHVEEALETLRDLEK; encoded by the coding sequence ATGACTGTTAAAATTGGAGAAAAAGCACCTGATTTCAAACTCCCTGCAAACAATGGTGAAATAGTTTCCCTATCGGATTTTAAGGGGAAAAATATTGTTTTATATTTTTATCCAAAAGACATGACGCCAGGTTGCACGACGGAGGCCTGTGATTTCCGGGACCATAATGAGCAATTCGAGGAATTGAACGCGGTCATCATTGGTATTAGCCCAGATCCAGCGGCACGTCATGAAAAATTCATCGAAAAACATGGATTGCCTTTTCTGCTGCTGGCTGACGAGAATCATGAAGCGGCCGAATCATTTGGTGTGTGGCAATTGAAAAAGAACTTCGGCAAGGAGTATATGGGCATTGAACGTTCAACTTTCCTGATAGATAAGGCTGGTAAGGTAGTCAAAGAATGGCGTAAAGTAAAAGTCAAAGGCCACGTCGAAGAAGCGCTTGAAACTCTTCGCGACCTCGAAAAATAA
- a CDS encoding aminopeptidase — translation MKDERITKLAARLIHHSIQTQPKERILIRGHINTKPLLKELIDEIYRVGAYPYVELEDDEISRHLLQGNVKEQLDTSSQWALKKYTDIDAVIIITGEENDVEMTDVPIERHRLQGEAMNSPTLFYVNNRRWVLLNYPTNASAQKAGMTFNRYQDFLLNVCTMDYGKMEAALKPLKQLMERTDKVRIVSPGTDLTFSIKGMPAIICAGKKNLPDGEVFTAPIKDSLNGRISFNTPTTYEGITFSDIELNLEKGKIIKATSNRDSEMNQILNIDEGSRFIGEFAIGINPYILEPMDDILFDEKITGSLHLAIGLAYEEADNGNRSSIHWDMVLIQRPEYGGGDIYFDDVPIRRDGVFILPELHALNPNSY, via the coding sequence ATGAAGGATGAGCGAATAACGAAGCTTGCAGCCAGGCTGATTCATCATTCGATACAAACACAGCCAAAAGAGAGAATCCTCATACGAGGGCATATCAACACGAAACCGTTATTGAAAGAGCTGATTGATGAAATATACAGAGTGGGTGCTTATCCATATGTAGAACTCGAAGACGATGAGATAAGCCGCCACCTGTTACAAGGGAATGTGAAGGAACAACTTGACACATCTTCGCAATGGGCTCTGAAGAAATATACGGATATCGATGCAGTCATCATCATCACAGGGGAAGAAAACGATGTGGAAATGACTGATGTTCCCATCGAGAGGCACCGTCTTCAAGGGGAGGCTATGAATTCCCCCACTCTTTTCTATGTAAACAACCGACGTTGGGTCTTACTTAATTATCCCACCAACGCATCAGCGCAAAAAGCCGGCATGACCTTCAACAGGTACCAAGACTTTCTGTTGAACGTATGCACCATGGATTACGGGAAAATGGAGGCGGCCTTGAAACCGTTAAAACAATTGATGGAACGGACTGACAAAGTCAGGATCGTTTCACCAGGGACAGATTTGACCTTTTCCATTAAAGGTATGCCGGCCATCATATGTGCCGGAAAAAAGAATTTACCGGATGGGGAAGTGTTTACAGCACCCATAAAAGATAGTCTCAATGGAAGGATATCCTTCAACACACCCACAACCTATGAAGGAATCACCTTTAGTGACATAGAATTAAACTTGGAAAAGGGAAAAATCATTAAAGCAACTTCCAATCGTGACTCTGAAATGAACCAAATTCTGAATATTGATGAAGGGTCCCGGTTTATCGGGGAGTTTGCAATTGGAATCAATCCATACATATTGGAACCTATGGACGATATATTGTTCGATGAGAAAATAACCGGGAGTCTGCACTTGGCTATTGGGCTTGCTTATGAAGAAGCGGATAATGGAAACCGATCATCGATACATTGGGATATGGTCTTGATCCAGCGTCCCGAATATGGGGGCGGTGACATCTATTTTGACGACGTCCCGATTAGAAGGGATGGCGTTTTCATTTTGCCGGAATTACATGCATTAAACCCAAATTCTTATTAA
- a CDS encoding D-2-hydroxyacid dehydrogenase: MLILSTVIPNEGIQTKMMEAFPDLNFIYQKGWTDGPLREAKILITYGEDLTEEIIGKAANLKWIMVMSAGMELMPFKAIEERGILVTNARGIHKIPMAEYTIGMLLQYEKKLKLLMKNEKEELWDRKIEVGELNGKTMLVIGVGAIGGEVARLGRAFGMTTVGVNRSGKPVESIDHLYTLDNLLEAIPGADYIVSVLPSTDETKGLLEKEHFKAMKESAVFVNIGRGDLINDEVLIEALDAGELSHAILDVFDPEPLGKGHPFWRMENVTVTPHLSSKSGEYLPRTFAIFEKNMREYLKAGKDFTNVIDLTRGY; the protein is encoded by the coding sequence ATGTTAATACTTTCGACTGTCATTCCGAATGAAGGCATCCAAACGAAGATGATGGAAGCTTTTCCTGATTTGAACTTCATTTATCAAAAAGGATGGACTGATGGGCCGCTTCGTGAAGCGAAAATACTAATTACATATGGTGAAGACTTAACTGAAGAAATCATTGGGAAAGCGGCGAACTTGAAATGGATCATGGTCATGAGCGCAGGGATGGAATTAATGCCATTTAAAGCCATTGAGGAACGTGGCATTCTGGTGACCAACGCAAGAGGCATTCATAAAATCCCGATGGCCGAGTATACGATAGGGATGCTTTTGCAATATGAAAAGAAATTGAAACTGCTTATGAAGAATGAAAAGGAAGAATTGTGGGATAGAAAGATTGAAGTAGGAGAATTGAATGGCAAGACTATGCTCGTTATTGGTGTCGGTGCAATTGGAGGAGAGGTGGCTCGTCTTGGGAGAGCCTTTGGGATGACGACGGTGGGAGTGAACCGGAGCGGGAAGCCAGTGGAATCCATCGATCACCTTTATACTCTCGATAATTTATTGGAAGCCATACCGGGAGCCGATTATATCGTATCCGTCCTGCCAAGTACTGATGAAACGAAGGGCCTTTTGGAAAAAGAGCACTTTAAAGCAATGAAAGAATCTGCAGTATTCGTGAATATTGGCCGCGGCGACCTGATTAACGATGAAGTGTTGATCGAAGCCCTGGATGCCGGGGAATTGTCTCATGCCATCTTGGATGTATTTGATCCGGAACCTTTGGGAAAAGGGCATCCGTTTTGGAGGATGGAGAATGTCACAGTCACACCGCATCTATCAAGTAAAAGCGGAGAATATTTACCAAGAACCTTTGCCATTTTCGAAAAAAACATGCGTGAATACCTGAAAGCTGGAAAAGACTTTACCAACGTAATCGACTTAACTAGGGGATACTAA
- the perR gene encoding peroxide-responsive transcriptional repressor PerR, producing MSEVQLKEALDSLKDTGVRITPQRHAILEYLISSMSHPTADDIYKALEGKFPNMSVATVYNNLRVFREVGLVKELTYGDSSARFDFVTTNHYHVICQTCGKIVDFDYPALDEVEHFAAQVTGFNVSHHRMEIYGDCTDCAKKESH from the coding sequence GTGTCTGAAGTTCAGTTAAAAGAAGCGTTGGATTCCTTAAAAGATACCGGTGTAAGAATAACTCCTCAACGCCATGCGATACTTGAGTATTTGATAAGCTCCATGTCCCACCCTACCGCTGATGATATATATAAAGCGCTGGAAGGCAAGTTTCCGAATATGAGTGTGGCAACGGTTTATAACAACCTGCGTGTGTTCCGTGAGGTAGGTTTGGTAAAAGAACTTACGTATGGTGATTCTTCTGCAAGGTTTGATTTTGTGACGACGAATCATTATCATGTAATTTGCCAAACTTGCGGGAAAATTGTGGATTTCGATTATCCTGCATTGGATGAAGTCGAGCATTTCGCTGCACAAGTCACCGGTTTCAATGTTAGTCATCATCGGATGGAAATCTACGGCGACTGTACGGATTGTGCGAAAAAAGAATCGCATTAA
- a CDS encoding YgzB family protein, which translates to MAKYSSKINKIRTFALSLIFIGFIVMYLGLFFKTNPVVMTIFMGLGLLFIIASTGVYFWIGMLSTKSIQVVCPNCSKPTKILGRVDICMHCEEPLTLDKKLEGEEFNEKYNRKSLHD; encoded by the coding sequence ATGGCTAAATATTCTAGCAAAATCAATAAAATCCGTACTTTTGCTTTGAGTTTGATTTTCATTGGCTTTATCGTAATGTACCTTGGGCTTTTCTTCAAAACGAATCCTGTTGTCATGACGATTTTCATGGGGCTCGGCCTTTTATTCATCATCGCAAGCACTGGGGTTTATTTTTGGATTGGAATGCTTTCTACAAAATCGATCCAGGTTGTCTGCCCTAACTGCAGCAAACCTACAAAAATACTAGGGCGTGTAGATATTTGCATGCATTGTGAAGAACCATTGACACTTGACAAAAAGTTGGAAGGCGAAGAATTCAACGAAAAATATAACCGGAAAAGCCTGCATGACTAG
- a CDS encoding nucleotidyltransferase-like protein, with amino-acid sequence MEDILRPIYQERASLKSTLGILLIEKRDDNSPITDTFDYILFVIADEAEEAVFLKHYTYQDKKAALHIVKEDQLKEWLLLGTNRKVVDWIYNGKVLFDRNEYLARLKTEIREFPFYGRKLKMGMEFAKLIRRYMDGKSFFEKGHHLEAYNHIVHSLHHLARLEIIEQGFYPEVTVWNQVKHMEPEIFKLYKELISSEETLEKRLELLFLASEFLIYSRTNAGSQHLVEIMGTKEEPWTIAELMEHPELKFYSVDLGVLLEYLIEKKVIDVIKAETKGHEVYHRFYRVSKNF; translated from the coding sequence ATGGAAGATATCCTTCGCCCGATTTATCAAGAGCGAGCAAGTTTAAAATCTACACTTGGAATCTTGTTAATAGAAAAAAGAGATGATAATAGCCCGATCACCGATACATTTGACTACATCCTTTTTGTAATTGCAGACGAAGCCGAAGAGGCCGTGTTTTTAAAACATTACACTTACCAGGATAAAAAGGCAGCCTTGCATATCGTAAAGGAAGACCAGTTAAAAGAATGGCTCCTATTAGGCACGAACCGCAAAGTGGTTGACTGGATATATAACGGGAAGGTCCTTTTTGACCGGAATGAATATTTGGCCCGTTTGAAAACCGAAATCCGTGAGTTCCCCTTCTATGGAAGGAAGTTAAAGATGGGGATGGAATTCGCAAAGTTAATTCGCAGGTACATGGATGGGAAAAGCTTCTTTGAAAAAGGCCATCATCTTGAGGCGTACAACCATATCGTTCATTCCCTGCATCACTTGGCCCGTTTGGAAATAATTGAACAAGGCTTTTATCCGGAGGTTACTGTCTGGAACCAAGTGAAGCATATGGAACCTGAAATCTTCAAGTTGTATAAAGAATTGATCAGCAGTGAGGAAACTCTCGAAAAAAGATTGGAGCTTCTATTCCTTGCGAGTGAGTTTCTTATTTATTCTAGGACGAATGCGGGTTCACAGCATTTGGTTGAAATAATGGGGACGAAAGAAGAACCGTGGACGATTGCGGAGCTAATGGAGCATCCGGAATTAAAGTTTTATTCAGTAGACTTAGGTGTTTTATTGGAATATTTGATAGAGAAGAAGGTAATCGATGTTATCAAAGCGGAGACAAAAGGGCACGAGGTATATCATCGGTTTTATCGGGTATCAAAAAACTTTTAA